The DNA region ACGGCACCGGCAGCGAGTCGTACCGCGAGTGGGAAGCCAAGCTGACCCGCGACTTCCTCGGCGTCACCTGGGGCCTCGCCTACGTCGACACCGACCTCTCGGAAAGCCAGTGCGCCAGCAACTACGGCTTCACCGACACCTGCAGCGCAACGGTGGTGGCAAGCGTGAGCAAGTCGTTCTAACGGACCTGCAGGGGCGAATTCATTCGCCCAAGGCGCGCGCAGCGGGCCCGATAACAGCATGGGTTTCGCTGCGCTCTACCCATCCTACGCGCCGCTATGGCTCTTCTGTGGGAGCGAATTCATTCGCGAAATGGGTCGGCGCAGTTGCGTTGGGCCTCGCTGCGTTCGGCGCCAACCTACGGGCTCGGGAAGGGTGGACCTCGCTTCATCGGTCCACCGTCGGGGCCACCCGCAACTCCGCTGGTGGACGTAAAGAGCGACGTCCACCCTACGCACGGCCTGGCTCTTCGTGGGAGCGAATTCATTCGCGAAATGGGTCGGCGCAGTTGCGTTGGGCCTCGCTGCGCTCGGCGCCAACCTACGGGCTCGGGAAGGGTGGACCGCGCTTCATCGGTCCACCGTCGGGGCCACCCGCAACTTCCAAAGCCAGGACCTTGTAGGGGCGAATTCATTCGCCCAAGGCGCGCGCAGCGGGCCCGATGACAGCATGGGTTTCGCTGCGCTCTACCCATCCTACGGGTGGGAGCGAATTCATTCGCGATGGCCCGGCCATCAAGCGATCCCCTGCTCCTGCATATACGCCTCCAGCATCTCGATGAACGCCCGGACCTTGCGGGTACGGCGGCGGTGGGAGAGGTAGAGCACATGCACCCAGGGGCCGAAGACATCGGGCTCCAGCAGGTACTCGGGCATCACCCGCACCAGCTGGCCGCTGGCCAGGTACGGCTTGGCGCTCCAGCGTGGGAGCGGCTGCAGGCCGTGGCCGCGCAGCAGGCAGGCGAGGAGGAAGTCGTAGTTGTCGCTGGCCAGGTGCGCCACCGGATGGGCCAGGCGGATGCGCTCCTCGCCCAGCCGCAGCCACCAGAAATGCCGGTTGAGCATGGGGTGCTGGAAGATCAGCCAGTCGTGCTGCTGGAAGTTCTCCAGGGTCACCCCCATGCCCTTGCGCTCCAGGTAGCCCGGGGTGCAGCACAGGTAGACGCGGTTATCGGCCAGGGGCCTGGCGATCAGCCCCGGCAGGTCGGTGGGGCCATCGCGCAGGGCCAGGTCGTAGCCGCCGTCGATCAGGTCGACGAAGGCGTCGTTGAGGTCCACTTCCAGGCGCACCTGGGGATGGGCGTCCATATAGCGGCAGCAGACCTCGTTGAGGAAGGCCGGGCCGAAGGACGGCGGCGCGGTGAGGCGCAGGGTGCCACGCAACTCGTGCTGCAGCTGGTCCACTTCCTCGCCGGCCAGTTGCAGTTGCATCAGTGCCTGGCGCGTCCCTTCCAGGTAGATGTGCCCGGCCTCGGTCAGCGCCATGCGCCGGGTGGTGCGCTCGAACAGGCGCACTCCCAGTTCGGATTCCAGGTGGCCCACCGCCTTGGTCAGCGCCGAGGGCGTCTTGCCCAGGTGCTCGGCCGCGCGGCTGAAGCTGCCGTGCTCGGCGGTGGCGATGAACATCGAGAGGGCACTGAGCTTGTCCATCGACCTGTTCCGATTCGGCATAGAAGTTGTGCGCGAACATAGCATTCTGCCGCCGCGCCGGCTTGGTTAGGCTCAGCGCCAGACCAACAAGAACCGGAACCCAGCCGATGAAACGCCTCGCCCTCACCCTCCTGGCCACCGCCCTGATCTGTGCCTCCATGGAAAGCATGGCGGCGGTGGACCTGATCCTGCACAACGCCAAGGTCTACACCGCCGAGCCCGGCCAACCCCTGCAGCAGGCCGTGGCCGTGGAGGACGGCAAGATCCGTGCGGTGGGCAGCGACGCCGACATGCTGCGGCTCAAGGAGGCCGGCACCCGCGTCGTCGACCTGGGCGGCAAGGTGCTGATGCCCGGCTTCGTAGACTCCCATTCCCATGCGGTCATGGGGGGACTGGAGCTGGCGGCAGCCAACATCGACACCCAGCTCCTGCCCATGGACGAGCTGGAGCGGCGCCTGCGCCAGTGGCGCGACGACGGCAAGGCGCGCCAGGGCGACATCCTCAGCGTCGGCGGCCTGCCCTCGGCCTACTGGAGCCAGGTGGCGGAGTTCGAGCGACGCTTCAACCAGGGCGAATGGAAGGACGTGCCCATCGCCTTCATCGGCTGGGACCAGCACACCGGCTGGGTCAACCAGGCCATGCTCAAACGCGCCGGCATCGACGCCGACACGGTGAGGGCCCTCAAGGGCGAACAGCTGGCCACCGTCGGCCACCACGAAGACATGCGCCCCAACGGCTTCCTCGCCGACGCCGGCCTCGACCCGGTGCTGGCGCAATACCCGACGGCGACCCCCGAGCAGTTGCTGGAAGCCGGTCGCGCGGCCCTGCGCTACAACCTCAGCCTGGGCATCACCGCCTGGATGGACCCGGCCGCCAACGCCGCGCCCGGCGAGCCGTTGTTCGACTTCAAGCCCACCGCCCAGACCCTCGGCATCCTGCCGGTGTACAAGGCCATGGCCGAAAAGGGTGAACTGACCGCCCACGTCGCCGCCTTGCTGGTGGCCCACCCGAAGAGCCGCCCGGCCGACCTGGAGACCCTCGAGCAGGTGCGCCGGCAGTTCCAGGGCGTGCCCAACCTGAGCCTGCCGGGGATCAAGATCTTCGCCGACGGCGTGCCCGAGTACCCGGCGCAGACCGCCGCCCTGCTGGAGCCCTACAAGAACTCAAAAAAGTACGGCGAGTTGCTGATCGACCCATCGCACTTCGGCGAGCTGGTCAGCGCGGCGGACGCCCGTGGCTGGCTGGTGCACGTGCACGCCATCGGTGACCGCGCAGTACGCGAATCCCTCAACGGCATCGAGCAGGCACGCCGCGACCGGCACAGCGGCATCCCCCACTCCATCACCCACCTGCAGATGGTCAACCCCAAGGAGTTCGCCCGCTTCAAGCCGCTCGACGTGATCGCCTCCATGCAGCTCTACTGGGCCAGCGCCGACGACGCGACCCTCGACCTGGTGCAGCCCTACATCAGCGCCATGGCCTTCCAGTACCAGTACCCGGCCCGCTCGCTGCTGAAGAACGGCGCCACCCTCGCCGGCGCCAGCGACTGGCCGGTGACCACGCCACAACCCTGGAAGGCGATCTACCAGGCCGTCAGCCGCAAGGGGCCCAAGGGTGTGCTCAACCCGAGCGAGGAAATCGACCGGGAGACCATGTTCCAGGCCTACACCCTCAACGCGGCGCGCACCATCGGCCTGGACCAGCAGATCGGCTCGCTGGCCCCCGGCAAGCAGGCAGACCTGATCCTGCTGGACCGCGACGTCTTCCAGGTGGAGCCCGAGGCCCTGCGCGACACCCGCGTGCTGAAGACCTGGTTCGCCGGACGCGAAGTCTTCGAGGCCGCCCTGTAGCTGCCCCGCCCCGGC from Pseudomonas tohonis includes:
- a CDS encoding LysR family transcriptional regulator, giving the protein MDKLSALSMFIATAEHGSFSRAAEHLGKTPSALTKAVGHLESELGVRLFERTTRRMALTEAGHIYLEGTRQALMQLQLAGEEVDQLQHELRGTLRLTAPPSFGPAFLNEVCCRYMDAHPQVRLEVDLNDAFVDLIDGGYDLALRDGPTDLPGLIARPLADNRVYLCCTPGYLERKGMGVTLENFQQHDWLIFQHPMLNRHFWWLRLGEERIRLAHPVAHLASDNYDFLLACLLRGHGLQPLPRWSAKPYLASGQLVRVMPEYLLEPDVFGPWVHVLYLSHRRRTRKVRAFIEMLEAYMQEQGIA
- a CDS encoding amidohydrolase, yielding MKRLALTLLATALICASMESMAAVDLILHNAKVYTAEPGQPLQQAVAVEDGKIRAVGSDADMLRLKEAGTRVVDLGGKVLMPGFVDSHSHAVMGGLELAAANIDTQLLPMDELERRLRQWRDDGKARQGDILSVGGLPSAYWSQVAEFERRFNQGEWKDVPIAFIGWDQHTGWVNQAMLKRAGIDADTVRALKGEQLATVGHHEDMRPNGFLADAGLDPVLAQYPTATPEQLLEAGRAALRYNLSLGITAWMDPAANAAPGEPLFDFKPTAQTLGILPVYKAMAEKGELTAHVAALLVAHPKSRPADLETLEQVRRQFQGVPNLSLPGIKIFADGVPEYPAQTAALLEPYKNSKKYGELLIDPSHFGELVSAADARGWLVHVHAIGDRAVRESLNGIEQARRDRHSGIPHSITHLQMVNPKEFARFKPLDVIASMQLYWASADDATLDLVQPYISAMAFQYQYPARSLLKNGATLAGASDWPVTTPQPWKAIYQAVSRKGPKGVLNPSEEIDRETMFQAYTLNAARTIGLDQQIGSLAPGKQADLILLDRDVFQVEPEALRDTRVLKTWFAGREVFEAAL